The following are from one region of the Alkalimarinus sediminis genome:
- a CDS encoding FMN-binding glutamate synthase family protein codes for MTVMQVVYWLIASIGNFAAYYYWSESGGALSIFLFIATLAYTAIGFYDLKVSPHNLNRLYPVVAYIRYFLESYRVEIQQYFIANDTEERPFNREQRSLVYQRAKNVRDTIAFGTQQDLMEDNYLSLWHSMSPKHITDEAKRVRIGGPDCTQPYDASYFNISAMSFGSLSSRAIEALNLGAKKAECYHNTGEGGVSPYHLRHGGDIVWQIGTGLFGCRDDDGNFDPVLFEKTASLRQIKMIEIKLSQGAKPGHGGVLPKAKITREIADIRHIPMEKDCISPAVNPECTTPIKLLSFVKKLRVHSGGKPVGFKLCVGNPAELISLCKAMIETGITPDFITVDGAEGGTGAAPVEFSNRLGMTCLEGVYLVNNALVGVGLRDKIRIIASGKTASSFDLLSKIAVGADVVNAARTMMMALGCVQSRTCNSNNCPAGIATQDPARTKAIDVAVKSERVKNFHHNTLKNFYELVGSMGLDDPAKLKPHMIKRRSSNGLLMPVGSIIAPLKPNALLEDEHAGKPWQQWWDRSRSDQFYVEDDYFSIPDAAK; via the coding sequence ATGACGGTAATGCAGGTCGTCTATTGGCTTATTGCCAGCATCGGTAATTTTGCCGCTTACTATTATTGGAGTGAGTCAGGAGGAGCATTAAGCATATTCCTGTTTATAGCTACGTTGGCCTATACCGCTATTGGCTTTTATGACCTAAAAGTCAGCCCGCACAATCTAAACCGGCTATACCCGGTTGTAGCCTATATCAGGTACTTCCTGGAGTCATATCGAGTTGAGATTCAACAATACTTTATCGCCAATGATACCGAAGAACGCCCCTTTAACCGTGAGCAACGATCTTTAGTTTACCAACGCGCAAAAAACGTGCGGGATACAATCGCATTTGGCACACAGCAAGACCTAATGGAAGACAACTACCTCAGTCTTTGGCACTCAATGTCACCAAAACATATTACCGACGAAGCCAAAAGAGTTCGTATAGGTGGGCCGGACTGCACTCAACCTTATGATGCATCATACTTTAATATTTCGGCAATGAGCTTTGGGTCCCTCAGCTCTCGAGCCATAGAAGCATTAAATTTAGGTGCTAAAAAGGCCGAGTGTTACCACAACACAGGAGAAGGAGGGGTGAGCCCTTATCATTTAAGACATGGTGGGGATATTGTATGGCAAATTGGCACTGGGTTATTTGGCTGTAGAGATGACGATGGCAACTTTGACCCCGTGCTCTTTGAGAAAACAGCCAGCTTACGTCAGATTAAGATGATCGAAATAAAGCTTTCACAAGGGGCAAAGCCCGGCCATGGCGGCGTTCTACCCAAAGCCAAAATTACGCGAGAAATTGCGGATATTCGTCATATACCTATGGAAAAGGATTGCATCTCACCTGCCGTAAACCCCGAGTGCACAACCCCTATTAAGTTACTATCATTTGTTAAAAAACTTCGCGTTCATAGCGGAGGAAAGCCTGTAGGCTTTAAGCTTTGTGTTGGCAACCCAGCTGAATTGATCAGTCTCTGCAAGGCGATGATAGAAACCGGAATAACCCCCGACTTTATAACAGTAGACGGTGCGGAAGGCGGCACCGGCGCAGCCCCCGTTGAATTTAGTAACCGTTTAGGCATGACCTGCCTTGAAGGCGTCTATTTAGTCAACAATGCACTAGTAGGTGTGGGTTTAAGAGACAAAATTCGAATTATTGCGTCAGGTAAAACTGCCTCAAGTTTCGACTTGCTCTCTAAAATTGCCGTGGGTGCCGATGTTGTTAATGCTGCTCGTACCATGATGATGGCGCTAGGCTGTGTGCAGTCGCGCACCTGCAATAGTAATAACTGCCCTGCAGGTATTGCGACACAAGACCCAGCCCGAACCAAGGCGATAGATGTGGCGGTAAAAAGTGAGCGGGTGAAGAATTTTCATCACAATACATTGAAGAACTTCTATGAACTAGTAGGGAGCATGGGGTTGGATGACCCAGCAAAGCTCAAACCACACATGATCAAAAGACGCTCCTCAAATGGTTTATTAATGCCTGTGGGCAGTATCATTGCGCCACTAAAACCGAATGCTCTGCTAGAGGATGAACACGCAGGCAAACCCTGGCAGCAGTGGTGGGATCGCAGTCGATCTGATCAGTTTTATGTCGAAGATGATTACTTTTCAATACCCGATGCGGCTAAATAA
- a CDS encoding substrate-binding periplasmic protein has protein sequence MNLKIYLLLLFVCCGNYAYAEKERTYIVGVELLNYAPLWSIDNNQYSGFSRELLDLFALKSGYRFSFRPLPINRLWFEFSSGKIDFKFPDNHAWRGALKSSVPIYYSKEVLSYIDGILVKKERLGMNSAQIKKVGIIRGFTPSNEILYSDTETLEVTNIEQLFRLIQAGRIDGIYSNILVGQHLLNDHHYPSDFIVHDTTLPHSRGSYTLSSIQHPALINEFSAFLDNNQSEINQLKLKYNIPID, from the coding sequence ATGAATCTAAAGATATACCTTTTGCTACTTTTTGTTTGCTGCGGCAACTATGCCTATGCTGAAAAAGAGAGAACCTATATTGTCGGTGTTGAGTTACTTAACTACGCCCCCTTATGGTCGATTGATAACAACCAATATTCCGGTTTCTCAAGAGAGTTGTTAGACCTTTTTGCACTCAAGAGCGGCTACCGTTTCTCTTTTCGCCCCCTCCCCATTAACAGGCTCTGGTTTGAGTTTTCATCTGGCAAGATTGATTTTAAATTCCCTGACAATCATGCTTGGCGAGGCGCACTCAAAAGCTCAGTGCCGATTTATTACAGTAAAGAAGTATTAAGTTATATTGACGGCATACTGGTCAAAAAAGAGCGGTTAGGGATGAATAGCGCGCAGATAAAAAAAGTTGGCATTATCAGAGGTTTCACGCCTAGCAACGAGATTTTATATAGTGACACAGAGACTCTTGAGGTCACTAATATCGAACAACTATTCAGACTGATACAGGCTGGCCGAATAGATGGTATCTACTCCAATATACTAGTGGGACAACACCTCTTAAACGACCATCATTATCCTTCTGACTTTATCGTTCATGATACCACTCTCCCTCATAGCCGAGGCAGCTACACGCTTTCTTCCATTCAGCACCCTGCGCTTATCAATGAGTTTTCAGCCTTTTTAGATAATAACCAATCCGAAATCAATCAACTTAAGTTGAAATACAACATCCCTATAGATTAA
- a CDS encoding alpha/beta hydrolase codes for MTVLFLVFAILSACFSYNLFYPVYKHPKGVLISFLSGWLVGELVWHHLIIQVAITLLFVAGGVVEGFWGSLGLLILLVSWWGMTMYHLQAAVAEQEVEDSLIKSLGADYRQTFRDGIHNHADKKPSRRELARPFASLRSTNVELIKNITYEQVDGFNLKLDIRRAKRSVENAPVLFQIHGGAWTYKMGSKNEQGIPLMNRLAEMGWVCVAIDYRLSPKATFPDHIIDCKKALVWVKKHIAEYGGNPDFILVTGGSAGGHLSSLLSLTENFAAFQPGFEDEDTRINGCVPFYGIYDFLDEQGLQYHKGLEDILEKSILKSSKQANPELYRQASPINHIHKKAPPFMVIQGNKDTLVSTDETRYFVEQLKQVSENPVVYSEITGAQHAFDVFPSVRSEHVLNGVVRFAEWLYSDYINKQTKT; via the coding sequence ATGACTGTACTATTTCTTGTTTTTGCCATACTAAGTGCATGTTTTAGCTATAACTTGTTTTACCCAGTCTATAAGCACCCCAAAGGTGTTCTGATTAGCTTTCTTTCGGGCTGGTTAGTAGGAGAGCTGGTATGGCATCACTTGATCATACAGGTCGCTATTACCTTGCTGTTTGTGGCAGGTGGAGTAGTAGAAGGGTTTTGGGGGTCGTTAGGGTTGTTGATCTTGCTTGTTTCTTGGTGGGGGATGACGATGTACCACCTGCAAGCGGCTGTTGCTGAACAAGAGGTTGAAGATAGCTTAATAAAGTCATTAGGAGCAGATTATCGACAAACCTTTAGGGATGGCATTCACAATCATGCAGACAAGAAACCCAGTAGACGAGAGCTAGCAAGACCATTTGCATCACTGCGCTCGACTAATGTCGAGCTTATTAAGAATATCACCTATGAGCAGGTTGACGGCTTCAACTTAAAGCTCGATATAAGGCGTGCCAAGAGGTCGGTTGAGAATGCACCGGTGCTATTTCAAATACATGGCGGTGCCTGGACCTATAAAATGGGCAGTAAGAATGAGCAGGGTATTCCGTTGATGAATCGCTTGGCTGAGATGGGCTGGGTGTGTGTGGCGATTGACTATCGCCTTAGTCCAAAGGCAACGTTCCCTGACCATATTATCGATTGTAAAAAAGCACTGGTATGGGTTAAGAAGCATATTGCTGAGTATGGCGGTAATCCAGACTTTATTTTGGTGACCGGTGGCTCTGCTGGTGGGCATCTTAGTTCGTTGTTATCGCTCACTGAAAACTTTGCGGCTTTTCAGCCTGGGTTTGAAGATGAGGATACCCGAATCAATGGCTGTGTTCCCTTTTATGGCATTTATGACTTTTTGGATGAGCAAGGTTTGCAATACCACAAAGGCTTGGAAGATATATTAGAAAAGTCGATTCTTAAATCATCTAAACAAGCGAACCCTGAGCTGTATCGGCAAGCATCACCCATTAATCATATTCATAAGAAAGCGCCTCCGTTTATGGTCATACAGGGTAATAAAGACACCTTGGTTTCAACAGATGAAACACGCTATTTCGTTGAGCAGCTAAAGCAGGTGTCTGAAAACCCCGTTGTATATTCTGAAATTACGGGCGCACAACATGCGTTTGATGTGTTTCCGTCAGTGAGAAGTGAACACGTGCTAAACGGGGTGGTTCGATTTGCAGAATGGTTGTACAGCGACTATATCAATAAGCAGACCAAAACATAA
- a CDS encoding L-serine ammonia-lyase has product MTHSVLDLFSVGIGPSSSHTVGPMRAALLFLQSLNTLDIKRITCELYGSLALTGKGHGTQNAIIFGLSGLQPETISSQDQIAALSQTYDQHTLTLNPELSISFNPDQDILFLTSQLMPKHSNGLTFSAYNHHNQLVVSRGYYSVGGGFICDQDGTPIVSHRSHKKCPHPFNSAAELISACKQEKCSISQLMHKNELTWRSEAELKSDLLNLWCVMNSSIERGLHTEGVLPGGLRVKRRSPELYGRLMSPTHSDNSKTDILDWLSVYAMAVNEENAAGGRVVTAPTNGAAGIIPAVLKYYLEHLSSLDEHAIIDYLLTAGAIGILYKEGASLSAAEVGCQGEVGVACSMAAGALTAIQGGTIWQVENAAEIGMEHNLGLTCDPVGGLVQIPCIERNTMGAVKAVNASRLALNSNGRHLVSLDKVIATMMKTGRDMQHQYKETSLGGLAIQVNMSEC; this is encoded by the coding sequence ATGACTCATAGTGTGCTCGATCTGTTTTCTGTTGGTATTGGTCCATCTAGCTCTCATACCGTCGGTCCAATGAGAGCTGCACTTCTGTTTCTACAATCTCTAAACACGTTGGATATTAAACGAATTACCTGTGAGCTGTACGGCTCGCTTGCCCTAACAGGCAAAGGACATGGTACTCAAAATGCGATTATTTTTGGTTTATCTGGACTCCAACCTGAAACAATCTCATCACAAGATCAAATTGCAGCCCTCAGTCAAACCTATGATCAGCATACCCTCACCCTTAACCCTGAACTATCGATTAGTTTTAACCCAGACCAAGATATTCTGTTCTTAACCTCTCAGTTAATGCCCAAGCACTCAAACGGCCTAACATTTAGTGCCTATAACCACCACAATCAACTGGTCGTTAGTCGAGGCTACTATTCTGTAGGTGGAGGTTTCATCTGTGATCAAGACGGAACACCAATCGTGTCCCACAGAAGCCATAAAAAATGCCCTCATCCATTTAATTCGGCTGCGGAACTTATAAGCGCATGCAAACAAGAAAAATGTTCGATTAGTCAACTAATGCACAAGAACGAGCTTACTTGGCGGTCAGAAGCAGAACTCAAGTCTGATCTTCTCAATCTATGGTGCGTGATGAATAGCAGTATAGAGAGAGGTTTGCATACAGAAGGAGTACTACCCGGTGGACTGAGGGTTAAACGTCGCTCGCCCGAGCTCTATGGAAGACTGATGTCACCGACTCACTCTGACAACAGTAAAACCGATATTCTTGACTGGCTTAGCGTCTACGCCATGGCTGTCAATGAAGAAAATGCCGCCGGTGGAAGAGTGGTAACGGCTCCCACAAACGGTGCCGCAGGCATTATTCCGGCGGTTCTTAAGTATTATCTTGAACACCTCTCCTCACTTGATGAACACGCTATTATTGACTACCTATTAACGGCTGGCGCCATTGGCATACTCTACAAAGAAGGAGCCTCCCTTTCGGCAGCTGAGGTGGGGTGCCAAGGCGAGGTCGGCGTTGCCTGCTCAATGGCTGCAGGTGCCCTTACAGCCATTCAAGGTGGTACTATTTGGCAGGTCGAAAATGCAGCCGAAATCGGCATGGAACACAATCTGGGGCTTACTTGTGACCCTGTGGGTGGTTTAGTTCAAATACCCTGTATCGAACGAAATACCATGGGGGCGGTAAAAGCTGTGAATGCCTCTAGACTTGCGCTTAATTCAAACGGCCGACACTTGGTCTCTCTTGATAAAGTCATTGCGACCATGATGAAAACGGGGCGAGATATGCAGCATCAATATAAAGAAACATCCCTAGGCGGGCTCGCCATTCAAGTTAACATGTCAGAATGCTAG
- a CDS encoding zeta toxin family protein, producing the protein MNSKPVLWVIVGGNGAGKTTFYRHNIAHLKIPFINADLIAAEQHPENPEIFSYQAARQADELREQYIQERRSFCFETVFSHASKVEFLTKAKQAGYEITLVFIHVELAELNKRRVEHRVNHGGHNVPEDKIKSRIPRTIENVKAARYIVDFLYVFDNSSSDTPHRFLLKCEQGQLIQQHPLPEWAANIFKA; encoded by the coding sequence ATCAACAGTAAACCGGTCCTATGGGTTATCGTAGGAGGTAACGGAGCGGGTAAAACTACGTTCTATCGTCATAATATCGCTCATTTAAAAATCCCGTTTATTAACGCAGACCTTATCGCCGCAGAACAACACCCTGAAAACCCCGAAATTTTCTCGTATCAGGCGGCAAGACAGGCTGACGAATTGAGGGAGCAATATATACAAGAGCGCCGCTCATTTTGTTTTGAGACGGTGTTTTCCCATGCCTCAAAGGTAGAGTTCTTAACTAAAGCAAAACAGGCCGGTTACGAAATCACGCTGGTGTTTATTCATGTTGAGTTGGCAGAACTCAATAAGCGACGTGTTGAGCACCGAGTGAATCATGGAGGCCATAATGTTCCGGAAGACAAAATAAAATCCAGAATCCCTCGCACCATAGAAAATGTAAAAGCAGCACGCTATATCGTTGATTTTCTCTATGTGTTTGATAACTCAAGCTCAGATACTCCTCACCGTTTTTTGCTAAAGTGTGAGCAAGGCCAACTCATTCAGCAGCACCCTCTACCTGAGTGGGCAGCGAATATTTTTAAAGCATAA
- a CDS encoding DUF4124 domain-containing protein yields MSLPQKHWIFDKLGIQFDRTQPATNTRPSADAKVDDHYQPLTKSPDSSVVSQALLQSVNKVFEQHDTPSLCLKVPTRSVSTVDKTSIYRWTDENGQVHFSDSKPKQQVSREVTHRYASGKQYFRLNLSSPEQGLPTLLGEYLERDVNAIYGYLSDRMEPNHLRQVDLNLKVFNTPHGFEAYRLEHAPSLTSVAGFYTSRNNEAVVMRQAHDQQTRAIARHEATHVINAGLFGRSPIWFNEGMAEYFEHYDYAKLKAGTTQSNPYILNYLASLAAQKGLPSLEDYLQLSDTQWRANDPKAMYAMAWSIIYLLQSHQEGERFTRKLLSEMAENPCTTLDAVSFWDNHYQGGLAKFERRWQATLQKAVD; encoded by the coding sequence TTGTCCTTACCACAAAAGCACTGGATATTTGATAAGCTCGGCATTCAGTTTGACCGAACACAACCCGCTACCAATACGCGACCCAGTGCAGACGCGAAGGTCGATGATCATTACCAACCCCTTACTAAGTCTCCCGACAGCAGTGTAGTATCGCAGGCATTATTGCAGTCAGTTAACAAAGTCTTTGAACAGCACGACACACCTTCGCTTTGTTTAAAAGTACCTACCCGCTCGGTTAGCACCGTCGACAAAACCAGCATCTACCGCTGGACTGATGAAAATGGTCAGGTTCATTTTTCAGACAGCAAACCCAAACAACAAGTCAGTCGTGAAGTCACCCACCGTTACGCCTCGGGTAAACAGTATTTTCGTCTCAATCTAAGCAGCCCTGAACAGGGTTTGCCGACACTTCTGGGTGAATATCTGGAGCGCGATGTTAACGCTATTTATGGCTACCTATCAGATCGTATGGAGCCAAATCATTTGCGACAAGTAGACCTTAACCTTAAAGTGTTTAATACACCGCACGGCTTTGAAGCGTATCGCCTAGAACATGCTCCCTCACTAACATCAGTCGCAGGCTTTTACACTTCACGAAATAACGAAGCAGTGGTGATGCGACAAGCTCATGATCAGCAAACTCGTGCCATTGCTCGCCACGAGGCGACACATGTTATCAACGCGGGTCTGTTCGGCCGATCCCCAATCTGGTTTAACGAAGGCATGGCCGAGTATTTTGAACATTACGACTACGCCAAGTTAAAAGCTGGCACGACCCAAAGTAACCCCTATATTCTTAACTACCTAGCATCACTTGCTGCACAAAAGGGGTTGCCGTCACTTGAAGATTATCTACAGCTGTCAGATACTCAATGGCGTGCTAACGATCCCAAAGCGATGTATGCGATGGCATGGTCTATCATCTATTTACTGCAGAGCCATCAGGAGGGTGAACGATTTACTCGTAAACTGCTAAGCGAAATGGCAGAGAACCCTTGCACCACTTTAGACGCGGTTAGTTTCTGGGATAACCATTACCAGGGAGGGCTTGCAAAATTTGAACGCCGTTGGCAGGCAACACTACAAAAGGCGGTCGATTAA
- a CDS encoding alpha/beta hydrolase, translating to MTQRTYTYIAALFVIVQLSACATPRVDRNIYTTAEPDQGNPQIALWGERKVAWLERGDPQGFPVFYAHGNPGSRLEVLFLDEKAQEYGIRLLVIDRPGLGQSDYVPDYDLLDFANDIEQFADENGIKDFGLLGWSSGGPPVLAVAHHLPERAKFAISVSGYTNFGELDEALDLMKSYDLRGPELSQDRPKLFNQAVKLVRWTDITLPNFYMKMAEAEMADYDRNILQDKQTADIFMRNQQEALQQGVKGTIQDLEVQWTAWGFSLKDISVPVYIYQGQKDTFVPWKFAEHMANTIPNAELHLKPEAGHLIPLDPVYQDEIFTIMLQHIE from the coding sequence ATGACCCAACGTACCTACACTTATATCGCAGCACTCTTTGTGATAGTGCAGCTTTCTGCCTGCGCAACACCAAGAGTTGACCGCAATATCTACACTACCGCCGAGCCTGATCAAGGCAACCCGCAAATTGCACTATGGGGTGAGCGAAAGGTCGCTTGGCTTGAACGTGGCGACCCACAAGGGTTCCCCGTCTTCTATGCGCACGGTAACCCGGGTTCGCGGTTAGAAGTGCTTTTTCTTGACGAAAAAGCACAAGAGTACGGTATCCGCTTATTGGTAATCGACAGACCAGGGCTCGGCCAATCTGATTATGTGCCCGACTACGATTTATTAGACTTCGCCAACGACATTGAACAGTTTGCCGATGAAAACGGAATCAAAGATTTTGGTTTGTTAGGTTGGTCGAGCGGCGGGCCTCCTGTGCTTGCGGTTGCGCACCACCTTCCTGAAAGGGCGAAATTTGCGATATCTGTATCGGGTTATACCAATTTCGGTGAACTTGATGAAGCTCTTGACCTAATGAAGAGCTACGATCTGCGCGGTCCTGAACTGTCTCAAGATCGCCCCAAACTATTCAATCAAGCCGTCAAATTAGTGCGCTGGACAGATATAACGCTACCTAACTTCTATATGAAGATGGCAGAAGCGGAAATGGCTGACTATGACCGCAATATCCTGCAAGACAAACAGACCGCTGATATTTTTATGCGCAATCAGCAAGAAGCACTACAACAAGGCGTAAAAGGCACTATTCAAGATTTAGAAGTACAATGGACTGCGTGGGGGTTTAGCCTAAAAGACATTAGTGTGCCCGTTTATATCTATCAAGGCCAAAAAGATACCTTTGTGCCATGGAAGTTTGCCGAGCATATGGCCAACACCATTCCAAACGCAGAGCTTCATCTCAAACCAGAAGCCGGGCACCTTATCCCGTTAGACCCTGTTTACCAGGACGAGATATTCACTATCATGTTGCAGCATATTGAGTAA
- a CDS encoding alkaline phosphatase family protein, with protein sequence MSSFDSSKLILSKCLSIAVLLGAPWLSIAASADDHSPTKNKPKLILQVTVDQLRGDLPTRYYDRLGEGGFKYLWEKGVVYANAFHEHANTETIVGHTTLATGAQPAVHGMVGNVWHDRVTGRTTYNIEDPNYRLLSKGADVNAKTEIDPTQKAAKTEGRSPAAIMVTTFGDELKVNSNGKAKVFGVSIKDRGAVAMAGHTGKAFWFSKAKGEFVTSNYYYDQYPNWVTEWNAKKIPQGYGGKTWSLLHAQKTYLFGDSDDREWETDLAGFGRTFPHSYGPADGKYFTTLLTTSPAGDEITLDFAKTLLVAEKLGKDEITDYLSVSFSSTDYVGHLFGASSLESEDNILRLDRSLAKLFAAVDKQVGLQNTLIVLSADHGGPDTPGYLKAMNIPAGYIDPSSWSKEDAIVRLKKQFNIHGKIIEKYEHPYLYFSKSVIDNKEIDRQELEAAIVKELVALPGIAMAVSSKALQRGNLPETPLYQAVRNNFYAKRSGDVYVVFEPNWFINDFDGLVVASTHGSPWRYDSYVPMVFAGHGIESERVTRQVHTVDIATTLSAYLGIKPPSGAYGHVLGEVFD encoded by the coding sequence ATGTCTTCGTTTGATTCGTCAAAGTTGATTCTATCAAAATGCTTATCTATAGCAGTACTCTTGGGCGCTCCTTGGCTATCTATTGCCGCCAGCGCAGATGACCACTCACCCACAAAAAATAAGCCCAAACTTATTCTACAAGTAACGGTAGATCAATTACGTGGAGATCTACCGACTCGTTATTACGATCGACTCGGTGAAGGCGGCTTTAAGTATTTATGGGAGAAGGGCGTAGTTTACGCCAATGCGTTCCATGAACATGCCAATACCGAAACCATTGTCGGCCACACAACCTTAGCGACCGGGGCTCAACCTGCTGTACATGGCATGGTGGGGAATGTCTGGCATGATCGAGTCACTGGCCGCACAACCTATAATATCGAAGACCCTAACTACAGGCTTTTATCAAAGGGGGCAGATGTTAACGCCAAAACAGAAATAGACCCTACTCAAAAGGCTGCTAAAACGGAAGGGCGATCGCCAGCGGCTATTATGGTCACAACTTTCGGCGATGAACTCAAAGTTAATAGCAATGGTAAAGCGAAAGTATTCGGTGTCTCGATAAAAGATCGAGGTGCCGTGGCCATGGCAGGTCACACGGGTAAAGCATTCTGGTTTTCTAAAGCTAAAGGCGAATTTGTTACCAGTAACTATTACTATGACCAATACCCAAATTGGGTTACCGAGTGGAATGCCAAGAAGATTCCGCAGGGGTATGGGGGTAAAACCTGGAGTCTATTGCACGCACAAAAAACTTACCTGTTTGGAGATTCTGATGACCGAGAGTGGGAAACAGACTTAGCAGGTTTTGGCCGAACCTTTCCTCACTCATATGGGCCTGCAGACGGGAAATACTTCACCACTTTATTAACGACTAGCCCTGCAGGCGACGAAATCACCTTGGACTTTGCCAAAACCCTATTAGTGGCGGAGAAGTTGGGTAAGGATGAGATAACCGATTACTTGAGTGTCAGCTTCTCATCGACAGATTATGTCGGCCACCTGTTTGGTGCGTCGAGTCTTGAATCTGAAGATAATATTTTACGCTTGGATAGAAGTTTGGCTAAATTGTTTGCCGCAGTGGATAAGCAGGTGGGGTTACAAAATACTTTGATAGTGCTTTCAGCCGATCATGGTGGGCCTGATACACCCGGATATCTGAAGGCTATGAATATACCAGCAGGCTATATTGATCCGTCATCTTGGAGCAAAGAAGACGCGATTGTTCGATTAAAAAAGCAGTTTAATATCCATGGCAAAATAATCGAAAAGTATGAGCATCCGTATCTCTATTTCAGCAAATCAGTCATTGATAACAAGGAGATCGACCGTCAGGAGCTAGAAGCCGCTATCGTGAAAGAGCTGGTTGCCCTGCCGGGTATTGCCATGGCGGTATCAAGCAAGGCATTGCAGCGAGGCAACTTACCCGAAACACCACTCTACCAAGCGGTACGCAATAACTTTTATGCGAAACGCTCAGGTGATGTTTATGTCGTTTTTGAACCGAATTGGTTTATCAATGATTTTGATGGCTTAGTGGTTGCGTCTACTCACGGCTCTCCCTGGCGGTATGATAGTTATGTCCCAATGGTGTTTGCCGGTCATGGTATAGAGTCAGAGCGGGTGACGCGACAGGTGCATACCGTTGATATTGCGACCACTCTATCTGCCTATTTAGGTATTAAGCCACCCTCTGGTGCTTATGGTCATGTCTTAGGCGAGGTTTTCGATTAA
- a CDS encoding ParD-like family protein: MAKSVRLSDELVNNASQEGRFLKRSAAGQIEYWAEIGKLVEQTGCFSLSRIRSFQEGQVSIDDLTPDERIAASRNLFEQLAEAPNREGVINELKNSEHPYYSANNGTVTASTDE, encoded by the coding sequence ATGGCAAAATCTGTACGTTTAAGTGATGAACTCGTCAATAACGCGAGCCAAGAAGGTCGATTTTTAAAACGATCTGCCGCAGGCCAGATAGAGTATTGGGCTGAGATTGGTAAGCTCGTTGAGCAAACAGGGTGTTTTAGTTTGTCGCGTATCCGTAGTTTTCAAGAAGGCCAAGTATCTATTGATGATCTCACCCCAGACGAACGTATAGCCGCCTCTCGAAACTTGTTCGAGCAACTAGCCGAAGCACCTAATCGTGAAGGCGTTATTAACGAGCTAAAAAACTCTGAACACCCATACTACTCTGCCAACAACGGCACAGTAACCGCATCAACAGACGAGTAG
- a CDS encoding GGDEF domain-containing protein, giving the protein MNKKLVIDIATFVVVGVVTFLLAGHFDVLEALLEFSAEHEEWEVDEIFPTAIVLMFVLLVIVIKRERELRVEVERRMLAEKVVSELAYQDALTGLPNRRFFMPALKDAIKQTVSGDNLQAVLFIDVDNFKEVNDTYGHTVGDRSLIHLSEILEQYVEQENLIARIAGDEFVILLKNIAGPEEAAAVARNIIDDTSKPFFAGQDKLNLSLSIGIAITPHDSSSAEELMRFADEAMYEVKRQGKNSYHFFRQELNVVEGVKLNKPACE; this is encoded by the coding sequence ATGAATAAGAAGCTAGTCATAGATATCGCTACGTTTGTCGTAGTGGGTGTTGTGACATTTTTACTAGCCGGGCATTTTGATGTGCTAGAGGCGTTGCTTGAATTTAGCGCTGAGCATGAAGAGTGGGAGGTTGATGAGATATTCCCCACTGCAATCGTGTTGATGTTTGTGCTACTGGTGATTGTGATCAAGCGTGAACGTGAACTTCGCGTAGAGGTCGAAAGGCGTATGCTCGCCGAAAAAGTGGTCTCGGAGTTAGCCTATCAAGACGCGTTAACTGGCTTACCCAATAGACGCTTTTTTATGCCAGCATTGAAGGATGCTATTAAACAAACAGTATCAGGTGATAATCTACAAGCGGTACTGTTTATTGATGTGGATAACTTCAAAGAGGTCAACGATACTTACGGACATACGGTGGGTGATAGATCGTTAATTCATCTATCAGAAATACTAGAACAGTATGTAGAGCAGGAAAACCTGATTGCTCGTATCGCCGGCGACGAGTTTGTGATTTTACTCAAGAATATAGCAGGGCCTGAAGAGGCAGCCGCCGTAGCTAGAAATATTATTGACGATACATCAAAGCCTTTTTTTGCCGGTCAGGATAAACTAAATCTATCACTGAGTATTGGTATTGCCATTACACCTCATGACTCATCTTCTGCAGAGGAGTTGATGCGCTTTGCCGATGAAGCTATGTACGAGGTTAAGCGTCAAGGCAAAAACAGCTATCACTTTTTTCGTCAAGAGTTGAATGTAGTAGAAGGCGTTAAACTCAATAAACCAGCTTGCGAATAA